A portion of the Ferrimonas lipolytica genome contains these proteins:
- a CDS encoding YbgA family protein, whose amino-acid sequence MTQSKPVVGVSACVIGEEVRYDSGHKRSVFVDTQLRQLVSFKPICPEVGIGLTVPRPTIRLRWVGESIRLMDDKNHIDHTDKMVQFNNNILPSLEGLSGYVVCAKSPTCGMERVKVLQEDTKGAEYKGRGLFTKALMERYPLLPVEEDGRLNDQHLRENFVLRVLIFQQAQQLLAAPSQAKLQSFHQQHKLLLLAHNQTIYRQLGPLVAEAFDGDSYHKTLAYVTLMMTALAKPANRKGHTNALQHIQGYFKKDLDSAEKKHLEESILAYRNGRLPLMAPLSIVNHILSKYPKPYIIGQSYLEPTPEQLALRCNL is encoded by the coding sequence ATGACTCAATCAAAACCCGTTGTAGGTGTAAGTGCTTGCGTAATTGGTGAAGAAGTTCGTTACGACAGTGGCCACAAACGCTCTGTGTTTGTAGACACGCAATTACGTCAGTTAGTTTCGTTTAAGCCAATCTGCCCAGAAGTCGGCATCGGACTTACCGTGCCTCGCCCGACAATTAGGTTGCGCTGGGTCGGCGAATCAATCCGCTTAATGGACGATAAAAATCACATCGATCACACCGACAAAATGGTTCAGTTCAACAACAACATATTGCCCTCTCTGGAAGGGCTTTCCGGTTATGTTGTATGCGCTAAGTCACCTACCTGCGGCATGGAAAGGGTTAAGGTGCTTCAAGAAGACACTAAGGGCGCTGAGTATAAAGGCCGTGGACTATTTACCAAGGCGTTGATGGAACGATATCCGCTCCTGCCGGTGGAGGAAGATGGCCGCCTTAACGATCAACATCTACGAGAAAACTTCGTTTTGCGTGTGCTTATTTTCCAACAAGCGCAGCAATTGCTAGCTGCACCGAGCCAAGCAAAACTGCAATCCTTTCATCAACAGCACAAATTGTTGCTTTTGGCGCACAACCAAACAATTTACCGCCAATTAGGGCCTTTAGTGGCTGAAGCCTTTGACGGTGACAGCTACCACAAAACATTGGCGTATGTAACGCTAATGATGACCGCACTCGCGAAGCCCGCTAACCGTAAGGGTCATACCAATGCGCTGCAACACATCCAAGGCTATTTCAAAAAGGACTTAGATTCTGCCGAAAAGAAACACCTAGAGGAGTCAATCTTGGCTTATCGAAACGGTCGGCTGCCGTTGATGGCGCCACTGTCTATCGTTAACCACATCCTATCTAAGTACCCTAAGCCCTATATTATTGGACAAAGCTACTTAGAACCGACCCCTGAACAACTCGCGCTGCGGTGTAACCTTTAA
- a CDS encoding BsuPI-related putative proteinase inhibitor codes for MKAYWLVLPFLVGCADLNTEATPMVDTSAGNAKAKLGQAQPDNSIAEPSLKQANSPVTATLVTATHWDRTKAAQPKLVLANTSNASVNFTIRSGMVADFALSHKGEVVWRYSEEMMFTQVLSDLTIAAAAEQHVSIAIPANVLSNLAAGSYRLHASVNAIEQERLPAIQPVTVELL; via the coding sequence ATGAAAGCGTATTGGTTGGTGTTACCCTTTTTAGTCGGGTGTGCAGATTTAAATACAGAGGCAACACCTATGGTGGATACAAGTGCTGGTAATGCGAAAGCGAAGCTAGGACAAGCTCAACCGGATAACAGTATTGCTGAACCTTCGCTAAAACAAGCGAACTCACCGGTTACTGCAACTTTGGTAACCGCAACCCATTGGGATCGCACCAAAGCAGCACAACCGAAACTGGTGCTGGCCAATACCAGCAATGCTTCAGTCAACTTTACCATTCGTTCTGGCATGGTGGCTGACTTTGCTTTAAGCCATAAAGGTGAAGTGGTTTGGCGCTATTCCGAAGAGATGATGTTCACTCAAGTGTTGTCAGATCTGACTATCGCTGCAGCTGCAGAGCAGCATGTGAGCATTGCTATTCCGGCTAACGTATTAAGTAACTTGGCCGCTGGCAGCTACCGCTTGCATGCGTCCGTGAATGCCATTGAGCAAGAGCGGCTGCCTGCAATTCAGCCGGTTACGGTTGAGCTGCTCTAA
- a CDS encoding putative 4-hydroxy-4-methyl-2-oxoglutarate aldolase, with the protein MLDLLPELCDHYPQHVRLFPPIFKRFGGRNIFGGEVVTIRCFEDNSLVRTAVAEPGLGKVLLIDGGGMSRRALLGDMLAQKAVDNGWSGIVVFGYIRDVNAIAAMDIGVMALGAVPMKTDKRGLGDRDIEVNIGGCVVHPGDSLYADANGVLVADEPLSIAQQEIK; encoded by the coding sequence ATGTTGGACCTTCTACCCGAGCTGTGTGATCACTATCCACAGCACGTGAGACTATTCCCTCCCATTTTCAAGCGATTTGGCGGCCGTAATATCTTTGGTGGCGAGGTCGTAACCATCCGTTGTTTCGAAGATAACTCGTTGGTGCGAACTGCTGTCGCAGAGCCTGGCTTAGGTAAGGTGTTGCTTATCGATGGTGGTGGTATGAGCCGCAGAGCATTGCTGGGTGACATGCTTGCCCAAAAAGCGGTTGATAACGGTTGGAGTGGCATTGTTGTGTTTGGCTATATTCGCGATGTAAACGCCATTGCGGCGATGGATATCGGTGTGATGGCGTTAGGCGCAGTACCGATGAAAACAGATAAACGAGGGTTAGGAGACAGAGATATTGAGGTCAATATTGGTGGTTGCGTGGTTCACCCAGGTGATTCACTGTATGCCGATGCCAATGGCGTATTAGTAGCAGATGAGCCGCTGTCGATTGCACAACAGGAAATAAAATAA
- a CDS encoding AsmA family protein, which produces MQFVKWILIGLLAIIIAIVGYVAFVLDLNSYKPVISEKVKEATGRELTIAGDIGLSFYPTLGMELQQVSLSNIPGEQLPPLLQIDLASVGVAVMPILQGELQVEALVVNGADLTMVTLADGRTSTTGLGESTSSNEDSGTSSTTQSKANQDWSLGLFQLNDLRLVNDNRAAGTVQTVTISQLQLNDLAPNRSAPLKLILSIDDGTTQINTEADSMLAFAKDFSRIQIDGWQQKVTVAGEAVGEQPLQLTLGMQADIDLTAQKVSLPAFSFGLGEFLFEGQGSAAYGGKVPQLNLTGKGNRLDVTPFIGGDTTAANEDNQSETPPSSEPAPEPDLSVLSSINANIKLALEQLVAANIRVDDINTTVVLKDGVLSLDKLTGTSFQGAFSVSAKLDGTAVPATYEFSKQLKGLAIQPLLQALAESDLLEGSGNLTLVGKGKGLAGGALINNLTANGELSLNDGAVNGVNLAQMIRNAKATFSGDKSAVEDEVKKTDFSSFDVSIRIADGKLTLPDLALASPLLRVSGDGEVGITDQSVQMALVVALVGSIEGQGGGDTDTLKDIPIPLKIGGSVSEPTFGIDMSGLKDEVIEQETDKIKKKLEDKLKDKLFGSFSG; this is translated from the coding sequence ATGCAGTTTGTAAAATGGATTTTAATTGGTTTGCTAGCGATTATTATCGCTATAGTCGGTTATGTAGCGTTTGTACTCGATTTAAACAGCTATAAGCCAGTGATCAGTGAAAAGGTAAAGGAAGCGACTGGCCGTGAGCTAACCATAGCCGGAGATATTGGTTTGTCTTTCTATCCTACGCTCGGGATGGAACTACAGCAGGTTTCGCTGAGTAACATACCCGGGGAGCAATTGCCGCCATTACTTCAGATTGATTTAGCATCAGTCGGGGTTGCGGTAATGCCAATCTTACAGGGCGAACTACAGGTTGAAGCTCTAGTTGTTAATGGTGCCGATCTAACTATGGTGACACTCGCTGATGGCCGTACGAGCACCACAGGCTTAGGGGAGTCAACCAGCTCAAACGAGGATAGCGGGACATCTTCGACCACTCAGTCTAAAGCGAATCAGGATTGGAGCTTAGGTCTATTTCAATTGAACGATCTGCGCCTTGTTAATGACAACCGAGCAGCGGGCACGGTGCAAACTGTTACCATTAGCCAACTGCAGTTAAATGATTTAGCGCCGAACCGGTCGGCACCGCTCAAGCTCATACTGTCGATAGATGATGGCACAACGCAGATCAATACCGAGGCCGACTCGATGTTGGCGTTTGCGAAAGATTTTAGCCGTATTCAAATTGATGGTTGGCAGCAAAAAGTTACTGTGGCCGGTGAAGCGGTTGGCGAACAACCATTGCAGTTAACCTTGGGTATGCAAGCCGATATCGATCTAACCGCACAGAAAGTATCGTTACCAGCCTTCAGTTTTGGCCTAGGTGAATTTCTGTTTGAGGGGCAAGGTTCAGCTGCGTACGGCGGTAAGGTGCCGCAACTTAACTTGACAGGTAAAGGCAATCGCCTCGACGTTACGCCATTTATTGGGGGCGATACTACCGCAGCAAACGAAGACAACCAGTCAGAGACTCCGCCATCATCTGAGCCGGCACCAGAGCCAGACTTGTCTGTACTGTCATCCATCAACGCCAACATTAAATTGGCTCTTGAACAGCTGGTCGCTGCAAATATTCGTGTCGATGACATCAACACTACCGTCGTGCTTAAAGATGGTGTTTTATCGTTAGATAAGTTGACTGGAACCAGTTTCCAAGGCGCGTTTTCTGTCAGTGCCAAGCTCGATGGAACTGCGGTGCCAGCGACCTATGAGTTTTCGAAACAGCTTAAAGGGCTGGCTATTCAACCATTGCTGCAAGCGTTGGCTGAATCCGATCTGCTCGAAGGCAGCGGTAACCTAACTCTAGTTGGTAAAGGTAAGGGGTTAGCTGGTGGCGCACTTATCAATAATCTGACTGCTAACGGCGAACTAAGCCTGAATGATGGGGCTGTGAATGGTGTCAATTTGGCGCAGATGATCCGCAATGCCAAAGCAACATTCTCTGGCGATAAATCGGCGGTGGAAGATGAGGTTAAGAAAACCGATTTTTCAAGTTTTGACGTATCGATACGAATCGCAGATGGCAAGTTAACGCTGCCGGATCTGGCTCTGGCTTCGCCGTTATTGCGAGTGTCCGGCGACGGTGAGGTTGGTATTACTGACCAAAGCGTACAGATGGCACTGGTCGTTGCGTTAGTTGGTAGTATCGAAGGGCAAGGCGGCGGCGATACCGATACCCTCAAAGATATCCCGATCCCTTTGAAAATCGGTGGCTCTGTGAGCGAACCAACCTTCGGTATCGATATGAGTGGCTTAAAAGATGAAGTCATCGAGCAAGAAACAGATAAGATAAAGAAGAAATTAGAAGACAAGCTGAAGGACAAATTATTCGGTTCTTTCAGCGGATAG
- a CDS encoding lytic transglycosylase gives MKNTYSALLCTFLLAGCQSLSGTVDEPSSVNTDESTIDVATPPATPVTPEPEVALPPTDVWERIRSQMAMEIPTNKRIEKQRQWYIDHPQHLQIVSQRAEPFMHLIVEEVERRGLPIELALLPIVESSFDVFAYSAGAAAGIWQFTTPMSKHFGLQHNWWYDGRRDVYASTIAAMDMMEYLHNKMGPDWNYALAAYNTGEGRVFRAIKKNKQNGQPTDYFSLDLPTETERYVPQLLALADVINNAEKYGVALKPIANEPKLKRIDIGSQIDLALAANLADMTVAELHKLNPGYNRWATSPDGPHALLLPIEKAQAFETALAQTDPSERINWVRYTIKSGDSLSVIAQKHHTRTAILQSVNKLSDNTIRVGQTLLIPVAAKDPQDYVFSADQRLARTQSSKRASFKLAHTVVAGDSLWTIARANKVTVKQLASWNGMAPSDPLRQGKQLTIWVNKVSSNQSNNAVMRKVQYTVRSGDSLARIGKKFQVSVTDLLRWNSLSKQNYLQPGQKLKLYVDVTKIDV, from the coding sequence ATGAAAAATACTTATTCCGCGCTACTCTGCACGTTTTTGCTTGCCGGTTGCCAATCGCTAAGCGGAACGGTTGATGAGCCAAGCAGCGTAAACACGGATGAAAGTACCATTGACGTTGCCACACCGCCGGCAACTCCCGTTACCCCAGAACCCGAAGTAGCACTGCCACCAACGGATGTGTGGGAACGGATCCGCTCGCAAATGGCGATGGAGATCCCCACCAATAAACGGATCGAAAAACAGCGTCAGTGGTATATCGACCATCCACAACATTTGCAGATTGTTTCGCAGCGTGCCGAACCTTTTATGCACCTGATTGTGGAAGAGGTTGAACGTCGCGGACTGCCAATCGAGCTAGCGTTGTTACCAATCGTCGAAAGCTCTTTCGACGTATTTGCTTACTCAGCCGGTGCCGCCGCGGGGATTTGGCAATTTACTACCCCAATGAGTAAGCATTTCGGCTTGCAGCATAACTGGTGGTACGACGGCCGCCGTGACGTGTACGCGTCGACCATCGCCGCGATGGACATGATGGAGTACCTGCACAATAAGATGGGGCCGGATTGGAACTACGCTTTAGCAGCTTACAATACCGGTGAAGGCCGCGTGTTTCGCGCCATCAAGAAGAACAAGCAGAACGGCCAACCAACTGACTACTTCTCCCTTGATCTGCCGACAGAAACCGAGCGCTACGTACCGCAACTATTGGCGCTGGCTGACGTAATTAACAATGCAGAAAAGTATGGCGTAGCATTAAAGCCAATCGCTAACGAGCCAAAACTCAAACGGATTGACATCGGTTCGCAGATTGATCTGGCACTGGCGGCAAACTTGGCCGACATGACCGTTGCCGAACTGCACAAACTAAACCCTGGCTACAACCGCTGGGCAACTTCACCAGACGGGCCACATGCGCTGTTGCTACCGATTGAAAAAGCCCAAGCGTTTGAAACTGCACTGGCGCAAACCGATCCAAGCGAACGAATAAATTGGGTTCGCTACACCATCAAATCTGGCGACAGCTTAAGTGTGATCGCTCAAAAACATCACACTCGCACCGCGATACTTCAGTCGGTAAACAAGCTGTCTGACAATACCATTCGTGTTGGTCAAACCTTGCTCATTCCAGTCGCCGCAAAAGATCCTCAAGATTACGTATTTAGTGCTGATCAACGTTTGGCTCGAACTCAATCTAGCAAACGGGCCTCCTTTAAGCTGGCCCATACCGTTGTCGCTGGCGATTCATTATGGACCATCGCCCGCGCGAATAAGGTTACCGTTAAGCAACTGGCTAGTTGGAACGGTATGGCACCATCTGATCCGCTGCGTCAGGGTAAACAACTGACAATTTGGGTTAATAAGGTAAGCAGTAACCAAAGCAACAATGCGGTTATGCGTAAAGTTCAGTACACCGTTCGCTCCGGCGACTCGTTGGCTCGAATAGGTAAGAAGTTTCAAGTATCGGTAACCGATCTACTTCGTTGGAATAGCCTCTCAAAGCAGAATTACCTGCAGCCGGGGCAAAAACTAAAACTTTACGTCGACGTCACCAAAATCGACGTTTAA
- a CDS encoding class I SAM-dependent methyltransferase: protein MRPALSPNTIVPLQQWQSLPSGEWLQQQVEANLSDWLPRLFGYHLLKLGPLASQLSSSACPIQHQISLANNDGSVHADLNALPFQQGTIDACIASFCLEFDQDPHRILREIDRVMICGGHLVLIGFNGFSPLGIGYMLPHLRKRPPWNGRLFNPSRVEDWLGVLGYRILETEPVTLHSFLAKPERYSLVRQALELSLPKWGSVYMIVARKTDCPLTPVRKKWRVPRPTVLNPIADLASFDRDKSRASNQEVD from the coding sequence ATGCGTCCTGCGTTAAGTCCTAATACCATAGTGCCGCTCCAACAATGGCAATCGTTGCCAAGTGGCGAATGGCTGCAGCAACAAGTTGAAGCCAACTTAAGTGATTGGCTACCGAGATTGTTTGGTTACCATTTACTTAAGCTCGGCCCTTTGGCGTCTCAACTATCCAGTTCGGCTTGCCCAATTCAGCATCAGATATCGCTCGCCAACAATGACGGTAGCGTCCACGCCGATTTGAATGCATTGCCGTTCCAACAAGGTACAATTGACGCTTGTATCGCCTCATTTTGTTTAGAGTTCGACCAAGACCCTCACCGGATTTTACGCGAGATTGACCGAGTGATGATCTGTGGTGGCCATCTTGTTCTAATCGGCTTTAATGGCTTTAGCCCGTTAGGTATTGGCTATATGTTGCCGCATTTGCGTAAACGACCGCCGTGGAATGGACGCTTGTTCAACCCAAGTCGTGTTGAAGATTGGTTAGGCGTATTGGGCTATCGAATTCTTGAAACCGAGCCAGTGACTCTACACAGTTTTTTGGCTAAACCTGAGCGTTACAGTCTAGTGCGACAAGCGCTTGAGTTGTCCCTGCCCAAATGGGGCAGCGTTTATATGATTGTTGCTCGTAAGACTGATTGCCCTCTCACTCCCGTCCGCAAAAAGTGGCGGGTTCCGCGGCCGACCGTACTGAATCCAATTGCCGACCTCGCCAGCTTTGATCGCGACAAGAGCCGCGCCTCAAATCAAGAGGTAGATTGA
- the gloB gene encoding hydroxyacylglutathione hydrolase: MNISVQPIPAFNDNYIWCLIHNSNAWVVDPGCAQSVRAFINEHRLTLKGVLVTHHHADHTGGIEELKHSFSNLTVIGPQSANITGLTTIVSDQQHIDLSGLPLELTVVALPGHTLDHIGYYNEQMLFCGDTLFSGGCGRLFEGTPLQLHNSLQRLTQLPNATKVYCTHEYTCANLRFAVMVEPDNQQLLDYQQQCIDKRAQSQPTLPSSIEVEKAINPFLRCDQNSVRTSLERHSQHSLVDNVSRFAALRSWKDNA, translated from the coding sequence ATGAACATTTCAGTACAACCAATCCCTGCGTTTAATGACAACTATATTTGGTGCTTGATCCATAACAGTAATGCTTGGGTTGTTGATCCTGGCTGCGCACAATCCGTCCGCGCTTTTATTAATGAGCATAGGTTAACGCTTAAAGGGGTACTAGTTACTCATCATCACGCCGACCATACCGGTGGCATTGAAGAGCTAAAACACTCGTTTAGCAATTTGACCGTCATCGGCCCGCAGTCAGCGAACATCACCGGCTTAACCACCATAGTCAGCGACCAACAGCACATCGATTTGAGCGGGTTGCCGCTCGAGTTAACGGTGGTTGCACTGCCTGGGCATACACTCGATCACATTGGTTACTATAACGAGCAAATGTTATTTTGCGGCGATACGCTATTTAGCGGCGGCTGTGGCCGGCTGTTTGAAGGCACACCACTACAACTGCACAACTCTTTACAACGATTAACCCAATTGCCAAATGCAACAAAGGTATATTGCACTCACGAATACACTTGTGCCAATCTACGCTTCGCCGTGATGGTCGAACCAGATAATCAACAACTGCTCGACTACCAACAACAGTGCATAGATAAAAGAGCTCAGTCACAACCAACACTGCCCTCTTCCATCGAAGTAGAGAAAGCGATCAACCCCTTTCTCCGTTGTGACCAAAATAGCGTGCGTACCAGCCTCGAACGACATTCACAACACTCTTTGGTGGATAACGTGAGCCGCTTCGCGGCGTTGCGGAGCTGGAAAGACAACGCCTAA
- the rnhA gene encoding ribonuclease HI, with protein MTQRKQVTLYTDGSCLGNPGPGGYGAVMLFRKHRKELSHGYQQTTNNRMELLAAIVALETLIEPCEVVLHTDSQYMRQGITQWIHGWKRNGWVTKAKEPVKNVDLWQRLDAASQLHEMDWRWVKGHSGNPENERCDVLARNAAGDKANHSEDTGYQSTS; from the coding sequence CATGCTTAGGTAACCCAGGTCCCGGCGGCTATGGTGCGGTAATGCTGTTCCGCAAACACCGTAAAGAGCTAAGTCACGGTTATCAGCAGACTACCAATAACCGCATGGAGCTGCTTGCTGCCATTGTCGCCCTAGAAACTCTGATCGAGCCTTGTGAAGTGGTACTGCATACTGATTCGCAGTATATGCGTCAGGGGATCACCCAATGGATCCATGGCTGGAAACGCAATGGTTGGGTAACAAAGGCAAAGGAACCGGTAAAGAACGTTGATCTGTGGCAACGGTTAGACGCCGCCAGTCAACTCCATGAGATGGATTGGCGTTGGGTCAAAGGCCATTCAGGTAATCCTGAAAACGAACGCTGTGATGTACTAGCTCGAAATGCCGCCGGCGATAAAGCAAATCACAGCGAAGATACAGGCTATCAATCTACCTCTTGA
- a CDS encoding ABC transporter permease subunit: MFGLIFQKELKEILRDKKTFWFVVLFPTVILPILMGGAIWFAGQSLSSKQSEVLEFAVEAPEQWQQQIAELLADDEQLSWQQQKLGATIEQTVNQQQLDFVLQLPPDFDHQRLAAQTWLLYYNQAEDIGQFSRVNDRLVPLFNKWQQQHRINLSLSEVELAGLIAPVTIERKGTAAEREDVGQKIGGMLPYMLIFLCMLGAMMPALDIGAGEKERGTLETLLLTPQKRRTIILAKFAVVSCSSVAVALLTVVSGVVWLLGLGQAFALEQLTEIVQAVGFVDLGLVVCLLVPISMTLSALMLAMSIYARSYKEAQSYLAPVQFVAIVPAIIALIPGTELKGAMLWTPIVNVMIASRELVKGTLDYWLLAPIALSNMLVAAAGVMFCVYWFSQERVLFR, translated from the coding sequence ATGTTTGGACTTATCTTTCAAAAAGAGCTTAAAGAGATCCTCCGGGACAAGAAGACCTTTTGGTTTGTGGTGTTATTTCCAACGGTGATTTTGCCCATCTTGATGGGGGGGGCGATCTGGTTTGCTGGGCAGTCACTTTCGAGTAAACAAAGCGAGGTACTTGAGTTTGCGGTGGAGGCTCCAGAGCAGTGGCAACAACAAATTGCAGAGCTACTGGCCGATGATGAACAACTCAGTTGGCAGCAGCAAAAATTGGGAGCGACCATCGAGCAAACAGTAAACCAACAACAGTTGGATTTTGTGTTGCAGTTGCCGCCAGATTTTGACCACCAACGCTTGGCTGCACAAACGTGGCTGCTGTATTACAACCAAGCGGAAGACATTGGTCAGTTCAGCCGAGTTAATGACCGTCTTGTGCCGTTGTTTAACAAATGGCAACAACAACACCGAATCAATCTGTCGCTATCTGAAGTTGAATTAGCGGGCTTGATCGCCCCGGTTACGATTGAACGCAAGGGAACTGCGGCCGAGCGCGAAGATGTTGGCCAAAAAATTGGTGGGATGCTGCCTTATATGCTTATTTTCCTATGCATGCTCGGCGCGATGATGCCAGCTCTGGATATCGGCGCAGGCGAGAAGGAACGGGGCACCCTCGAAACCTTACTTCTAACCCCCCAAAAGCGCCGCACCATTATCTTGGCAAAGTTTGCGGTAGTTAGCTGTAGCAGTGTTGCCGTTGCGTTATTAACGGTGGTTAGTGGTGTGGTATGGCTATTGGGATTAGGGCAAGCGTTTGCGCTTGAACAGCTCACTGAGATAGTGCAAGCGGTTGGCTTTGTCGACTTAGGTTTAGTGGTTTGCTTGCTGGTGCCGATATCGATGACGCTATCGGCATTGATGTTGGCGATGTCTATTTACGCGCGCAGCTACAAAGAGGCACAAAGTTACCTTGCTCCGGTTCAGTTTGTGGCAATTGTGCCAGCGATCATTGCCCTTATCCCTGGCACTGAACTTAAAGGCGCGATGCTATGGACTCCGATAGTTAACGTGATGATCGCGAGCCGCGAGCTTGTGAAGGGTACCTTGGACTATTGGCTACTGGCTCCAATTGCGCTAAGTAACATGCTTGTGGCTGCAGCTGGGGTGATGTTTTGCGTCTATTGGTTTTCGCAGGAACGGGTGTTATTTCGCTAA
- a CDS encoding YIP1 family protein → MTMTQISSPIHALAQMLLHPTAVMKQVKAVRYWSWIPFLLQLVVTVGVSTLYFYSVDWSWYQQQFVLPSLSNLAPAEIEMALEFSKPSTFVISSAMTGLLFTPAIVAALAFYLSKMTQMDEDNIQGFTDWYGLCWWMQLPLVISALIGVGMIVAGSERIDPLLVLAPLSLANLASIGADSAWYNLASSVSLLGLWVMVLQYKGVRAWTKLGPLMTLLIVLLPYAVCYGIWLSLI, encoded by the coding sequence ATGACTATGACCCAAATCAGTTCGCCAATCCATGCTTTAGCGCAAATGTTACTCCATCCGACAGCGGTGATGAAACAAGTCAAAGCTGTGCGTTATTGGTCTTGGATTCCGTTTCTATTGCAGCTGGTGGTAACGGTGGGCGTCAGTACTCTGTATTTCTACAGTGTTGATTGGAGTTGGTATCAACAGCAATTTGTATTGCCGTCGCTGAGTAACTTAGCTCCTGCCGAGATTGAGATGGCACTCGAGTTTAGTAAGCCATCAACCTTTGTTATCTCCTCAGCGATGACCGGCCTGTTGTTTACGCCTGCCATCGTCGCTGCATTGGCATTCTATCTAAGTAAAATGACGCAGATGGACGAAGATAACATTCAAGGTTTTACTGATTGGTATGGCTTATGTTGGTGGATGCAACTGCCGCTTGTTATCTCAGCACTCATTGGCGTGGGCATGATTGTGGCCGGCAGTGAGCGGATAGATCCACTGCTGGTACTTGCGCCATTATCATTAGCCAACCTCGCGAGTATTGGCGCTGACAGCGCATGGTACAACTTGGCCTCATCGGTATCGTTGCTTGGCTTGTGGGTTATGGTACTGCAATACAAAGGGGTCCGAGCTTGGACTAAGCTCGGACCCCTTATGACGTTACTGATTGTGTTGCTGCCATACGCCGTGTGCTACGGAATATGGCTTAGCCTAATTTAG
- a CDS encoding ABC transporter ATP-binding protein, with protein sequence MIKVTDLHKRFKLADPKAGAASGSKDPRQRGRFFYSVEGASLSCRPGQVLGLIGPNGAGKTTTLRMISGVLKPDQGSISINDEDLHSNGERVRKKIGFLSASTSLYERFSVEENLRYFAGLYGLSNCDSNDQIDLLCQQLQMDSYRHRRVMDLSSGMKQRANIARAVVHQPQVIILDEPTTGLDIMSTEIVMEFIRQQQQQQVPVIFSTHHLEEVSLLCDQLCVIDKGHSAFNGSLEEYAGDRDAVSLRRRFMAEHQQLLAEAV encoded by the coding sequence ATGATTAAGGTTACTGATCTGCATAAACGTTTTAAGTTGGCAGATCCGAAAGCGGGGGCTGCCAGTGGCAGTAAAGATCCGCGTCAACGGGGGCGATTTTTTTATTCGGTCGAAGGGGCGTCACTGAGCTGTCGTCCGGGACAGGTACTTGGTTTGATTGGCCCTAATGGTGCAGGTAAAACCACCACACTACGAATGATATCTGGCGTGCTTAAACCCGATCAGGGCAGTATATCGATCAACGATGAAGATCTGCATAGTAACGGGGAACGAGTAAGAAAAAAGATCGGCTTTTTGTCTGCATCCACCTCGCTGTACGAGCGCTTTAGTGTTGAGGAAAATCTGCGCTACTTTGCCGGCCTTTATGGTTTAAGCAACTGCGATAGCAACGACCAAATAGATCTGCTGTGTCAGCAGTTACAGATGGATAGTTACCGCCACCGTCGCGTCATGGATCTCTCCAGCGGCATGAAACAGCGAGCGAATATCGCCCGTGCGGTGGTACACCAGCCTCAAGTTATCATCTTGGATGAGCCAACTACCGGCCTCGATATTATGTCGACCGAAATTGTGATGGAGTTTATCCGGCAACAGCAACAACAACAGGTTCCGGTCATCTTTTCGACACACCATTTGGAAGAGGTGAGCTTGTTGTGCGATCAACTGTGTGTCATCGACAAGGGCCACTCGGCGTTTAATGGCAGTTTGGAAGAGTATGCTGGTGATCGCGATGCCGTTTCGTTGCGGCGACGTTTTATGGCAGAACATCAACAGCTGTTGGCTGAGGCGGTGTAA